In Sphingobacterium thalpophilum, a genomic segment contains:
- a CDS encoding methyltransferase domain-containing protein: MRIDTRYRTSQNEIMDDFRLEGDELRVTLDRIAKINRYLGGNSITLNGVKTLLSTGYKNETITIVDIGCGNGDMLRMLSDYGNRHHIKLSLLGIDANPYTINCARDLSKDYTNISYLCADIFEANFEDVKYDIVLCTLTLHHFDDEAIFRLLDSLVNVSKLGVVINDLQRSKMAYRLFQTIAVVFRLNRMTKVDGLVSILRGFKKIELVQFAKGLRLEHYTIQWKWAFRYQWIIFNI; encoded by the coding sequence ATGAGGATAGACACAAGATATAGAACATCGCAGAATGAGATCATGGACGATTTTCGGCTGGAGGGCGACGAACTTCGCGTCACGCTGGATCGAATTGCAAAGATTAATCGTTATCTAGGCGGAAATAGCATTACGTTGAATGGTGTGAAAACATTGCTTTCAACCGGCTACAAGAATGAAACAATAACCATTGTGGATATCGGTTGTGGTAATGGGGACATGCTTCGCATGTTAAGCGATTATGGCAATAGACATCATATTAAGCTTTCATTGCTCGGGATTGATGCTAATCCGTATACAATAAATTGTGCAAGGGATCTGTCGAAAGATTATACCAATATATCCTATTTGTGTGCAGATATCTTTGAAGCGAATTTTGAAGATGTCAAGTATGACATTGTTCTGTGTACGCTTACTTTACATCATTTCGACGATGAAGCGATTTTTCGTCTGCTAGATAGCCTGGTCAACGTATCAAAATTGGGGGTCGTCATAAACGATTTACAAAGGAGTAAAATGGCTTACCGGCTTTTTCAAACTATTGCTGTTGTTTTTAGGTTAAATAGAATGACAAAAGTGGATGGACTTGTTTCCATACTGCGCGGGTTTAAAAAGATTGAGCTTGTACAATTCGCAAAGGGATTACGGTTAGAACATTACACCATCCAATGGAAATGGGCCTTTCGTTACCAGTGGATAATTTTCAATATATGA
- a CDS encoding 3-oxoacyl-[acyl-carrier-protein] synthase III C-terminal domain-containing protein: MGLSLPVDNFQYMNVKIINVAKQLPKYSCTTVDILPLLDIWLHGQEPRFIKKIKKLFEGAAVDRRYAIMDPIEVFTATSFEEKNNVYCREAIALGEQALRQALEQTGWDPQSLDYIITVSCTGIMIPSLDAYLINRMKLRQDIVRLPVTEMGCVAGVSGIIYAKNFLQANPGKRAAVIAVEAPTATFQLENFSMSNMVSAAIFGDGAACCLLSSCEEDCGPVILDQEMYHFYDAEDIMGFKLTNTGMQMILDVDVPNVIASHFDAVIHPFLKKNQLEIKDINYMIFHPGGKKIVATIEEIFAEFDKDIEDTKAILADYGNMSSATVLYVLERIMKRKPQAGELGLMLSFGPGFSAQRVLLQW; the protein is encoded by the coding sequence ATGGGCCTTTCGTTACCAGTGGATAATTTTCAATATATGAATGTTAAAATAATAAATGTTGCCAAGCAACTCCCTAAATACTCTTGTACTACCGTTGATATTCTTCCGCTATTGGATATTTGGCTTCATGGACAGGAACCTCGTTTTATTAAGAAAATCAAGAAACTTTTCGAAGGTGCCGCCGTGGACAGGCGCTATGCGATTATGGATCCGATCGAAGTCTTCACGGCGACATCTTTTGAAGAAAAAAACAATGTGTATTGCCGGGAGGCGATAGCCCTAGGGGAGCAAGCACTTCGTCAGGCCCTTGAACAAACGGGCTGGGATCCCCAGTCTCTGGATTATATCATTACAGTCAGTTGCACTGGAATTATGATCCCCTCTCTAGACGCGTATCTTATTAATAGGATGAAACTCCGACAGGATATTGTGCGGTTACCAGTTACCGAAATGGGTTGCGTTGCCGGTGTTTCAGGTATTATTTATGCTAAAAATTTTCTTCAGGCAAACCCAGGTAAACGTGCTGCGGTTATTGCCGTCGAAGCGCCAACAGCGACTTTTCAGCTGGAAAATTTCTCGATGTCGAATATGGTCAGTGCCGCCATTTTCGGCGATGGTGCAGCTTGCTGTCTGCTTTCATCCTGTGAGGAAGATTGCGGACCTGTAATTCTTGATCAGGAGATGTATCATTTTTATGATGCGGAGGACATTATGGGGTTTAAATTGACCAACACTGGTATGCAGATGATACTGGATGTGGATGTGCCCAATGTGATTGCGTCCCATTTTGATGCAGTTATACATCCATTCCTGAAAAAGAACCAGCTGGAAATTAAAGATATTAATTACATGATTTTTCATCCGGGCGGGAAAAAGATCGTAGCCACAATCGAGGAGATTTTTGCTGAATTTGATAAAGATATTGAAGATACTAAGGCTATACTAGCGGACTATGGTAATATGTCGAGCGCCACGGTACTCTACGTCCTTGAACGTATTATGAAACGTAAGCCTCAAGCCGGTGAATTGGGGTTGATGCTGAGTTTCGGTCCGGGATTTTCAGCACAGCGGGTTTTATTACAGTGGTAA
- a CDS encoding 3-hydroxyacyl-ACP dehydratase FabZ family protein — MELNAILAKLPYRAPFLFVDELIHVDDEGVAGTYTFDEDLDFYRGHFYDRAITPGVILIETMAQIGLACLGIFLLNKDLMQGSSIALTSTEIQFLKPVYPKEKVTVFSKKIYFRFGKLKCAVTMKNEAGQEVCKGILAGMMTEEL; from the coding sequence ATGGAATTGAATGCTATACTAGCGAAATTGCCCTACAGGGCCCCATTTTTATTTGTCGATGAGTTGATTCATGTCGATGACGAAGGTGTTGCAGGTACCTATACTTTTGATGAAGATCTGGACTTTTATCGCGGCCATTTTTATGATAGAGCGATTACCCCGGGAGTTATTCTGATCGAAACGATGGCTCAAATAGGTCTGGCCTGTTTGGGAATCTTTCTGCTCAATAAAGACTTAATGCAAGGCTCGTCTATTGCGTTGACTTCTACTGAAATACAGTTTTTAAAACCAGTATATCCAAAGGAGAAAGTCACCGTGTTTTCAAAAAAAATATATTTTAGGTTTGGCAAACTAAAGTGTGCCGTTACGATGAAGAATGAAGCCGGACAGGAAGTTTGTAAAGGGATATTGGCAGGCATGATGACGGAGGAGTTATGA
- a CDS encoding carboxylesterase family protein, with product MMKKIFFTVVGFLVASFVFAQMPQVKVEEGVLEGIILSSGVESFRGIPFAKPPLGDLRWKEPQAAEHWSGIRKADHFGYSPMQKPIYGDMRFRSPGISEDCLYLNVWRPKSLHSGKLPVLVYFYGGGFNAGDGSENRYDGESFAKEGLIVVTVNYRLGIFGFFAHPALTEESPKHASGNYGLLDQHAALVWVKKNIAAFGGDPDAVTIGGESAGSMSVSAQMTSPLSKGLFTRAIGQSGSVFNLRYGTASITEQEQQGVAFASRVNATGLDQLREIPAAELLDKASEPGAFTTRLIVDGYFLPRSPLAIFEAGEQSKVPLLAGWTSTEVPYMAYMGKSYPSPENYEKLVRVQFGVKAEEVLKEYPGKTEAEVIESATALASDNFIAYSTWKWLDLQRKNSGNPVFVYIFGKPRPPMQPAYRDAQTGLAGGISKKSTQEDKEKSPQPLPGAFHASDIEYLLGNLQSNDVFAWTEDDYKVSKLGQQYFVNFIKTGDPNGKGLPAWPKTTAKDQRMNILNLNTEVKASAEEFRNRYLFLDKMFVDREYKSR from the coding sequence ATGATGAAAAAGATTTTTTTTACAGTTGTTGGGTTTTTGGTTGCATCGTTTGTTTTCGCCCAAATGCCACAGGTAAAGGTTGAAGAGGGGGTGCTAGAAGGGATTATCTTGTCAAGCGGGGTCGAGTCCTTCCGAGGGATCCCCTTTGCAAAACCCCCATTAGGCGATCTAAGATGGAAAGAACCGCAAGCTGCTGAACACTGGTCTGGTATCCGTAAAGCAGATCATTTTGGTTATTCTCCGATGCAGAAACCGATCTATGGGGATATGCGATTTCGGTCGCCGGGGATCAGTGAGGACTGTCTATACCTGAATGTATGGCGTCCAAAGAGTCTTCATTCAGGCAAACTTCCTGTTTTAGTTTATTTTTACGGCGGGGGTTTCAATGCTGGTGATGGATCTGAAAATCGTTATGATGGTGAAAGTTTTGCTAAAGAAGGTCTTATTGTCGTTACTGTCAACTATCGTCTTGGTATCTTTGGTTTCTTCGCGCATCCAGCATTAACGGAGGAATCACCGAAACATGCTTCAGGAAATTATGGACTGCTGGATCAGCATGCAGCTTTGGTTTGGGTCAAAAAAAATATAGCTGCATTCGGCGGTGATCCCGATGCGGTCACCATCGGTGGCGAGTCGGCAGGAAGTATGTCTGTTTCCGCTCAAATGACTAGTCCGCTATCCAAGGGGTTGTTTACGCGTGCTATCGGTCAGAGCGGAAGTGTCTTTAACTTACGGTATGGTACAGCCTCTATTACTGAGCAGGAACAACAGGGTGTTGCATTTGCATCGCGGGTAAATGCAACAGGTCTTGATCAACTGCGTGAAATTCCTGCGGCCGAACTTCTAGATAAAGCCAGCGAGCCAGGAGCCTTCACTACCCGTTTGATTGTTGATGGCTATTTTTTGCCGCGATCTCCATTGGCTATTTTTGAAGCCGGGGAGCAATCTAAGGTTCCCTTGCTTGCCGGTTGGACTTCCACGGAAGTTCCCTATATGGCTTACATGGGTAAATCTTACCCATCTCCGGAGAATTATGAGAAGTTGGTAAGAGTACAGTTTGGTGTTAAAGCTGAAGAAGTGCTCAAGGAGTATCCAGGGAAGACCGAGGCAGAAGTCATTGAATCGGCAACTGCATTAGCTAGCGATAATTTTATTGCGTATAGTACTTGGAAATGGCTTGACCTGCAACGAAAGAATAGCGGTAACCCAGTCTTCGTTTATATATTCGGTAAACCGCGGCCACCCATGCAACCGGCATATCGTGATGCACAAACCGGGCTTGCCGGAGGAATTAGCAAGAAATCTACACAAGAAGACAAGGAAAAAAGCCCACAGCCCCTACCGGGAGCTTTCCATGCCAGTGATATCGAATATTTATTGGGAAATCTGCAGAGTAATGATGTTTTTGCCTGGACAGAAGATGATTACAAGGTTTCGAAACTTGGTCAGCAGTACTTTGTTAATTTTATCAAGACGGGTGATCCAAATGGAAAAGGACTTCCAGCCTGGCCGAAAACAACAGCAAAAGATCAGCGAATGAATATCTTGAATTTGAATACCGAGGTGAAAGCTTCTGCTGAAGAATTTCGGAACAGGTATCTTTTTCTGGATAAAATGTTTGTCGACCGTGAATATAAATCCAGATAG
- a CDS encoding NAD(P)/FAD-dependent oxidoreductase has product MVIHPDVIIIGGGLAGLTSALHLSKQGFNVTLIEKHDFPRHKVCGEYVSNEVLPYLHWLQVDVESLCPTHIRELEFSTEGGQMNRVRLPLGGIGISRYALDDLLYQRAKGAGCTIVIATVTGVSFSNDTFAVSFQDQVLRSKIVLGAYGKRSNVDQLLSRDFITKTSPWMAVKAHYSGDFPNDLIALHHFEGGYCGISKVEDDQINLCYLADVKTFKRYKNIGDYQKYVLSKNRHLQCFFEKSRLLFDKPLAISQFSFDQKSAVENHMLMIGDTAGLIHPFCGNGMAMAIHSAKMASELIVDYYHGHIDSRQQLEQSYMNQWNRTFKRRLLFGRLLSGVLRYKIGTAVLMKATIFFPKILSWIIKQTHGNASSIK; this is encoded by the coding sequence ATGGTAATACACCCTGATGTGATTATTATAGGTGGCGGCTTGGCTGGACTTACAAGTGCATTGCATCTGTCTAAACAAGGATTCAACGTGACGTTAATCGAAAAACATGATTTTCCTCGTCATAAGGTTTGTGGCGAATATGTTTCGAACGAAGTCTTGCCCTATCTGCATTGGCTACAAGTGGATGTCGAATCGCTCTGTCCAACACATATTCGGGAGCTTGAGTTCTCGACAGAAGGTGGGCAGATGAATAGGGTCAGGTTACCCTTGGGTGGAATTGGCATCAGTCGTTACGCGTTGGATGATCTGTTATATCAGCGAGCAAAAGGGGCGGGTTGTACAATTGTTATTGCGACCGTCACAGGCGTATCCTTTAGCAATGATACATTTGCTGTTTCATTTCAAGATCAGGTATTAAGATCAAAAATTGTACTGGGCGCATATGGAAAACGCAGCAATGTGGATCAGCTCTTATCCCGCGATTTTATAACAAAAACCTCTCCGTGGATGGCTGTTAAAGCACACTATTCGGGCGATTTTCCGAATGACCTTATTGCCTTGCATCATTTTGAAGGCGGTTATTGTGGTATTTCTAAGGTCGAAGATGACCAGATAAATTTATGTTATCTGGCCGATGTAAAAACGTTCAAGAGGTATAAAAATATAGGTGATTATCAAAAGTATGTGTTGTCTAAAAATAGGCATCTTCAGTGTTTTTTTGAAAAGAGTAGACTACTTTTTGACAAGCCGCTTGCAATAAGTCAATTTTCATTTGATCAGAAATCAGCGGTAGAAAACCATATGCTTATGATTGGTGATACGGCCGGTCTTATTCATCCATTCTGTGGAAATGGGATGGCGATGGCGATACATAGTGCAAAAATGGCTTCCGAGCTTATTGTGGACTATTACCATGGTCATATCGATTCGCGCCAGCAATTGGAACAGTCCTATATGAATCAATGGAATCGAACCTTTAAAAGACGGCTCTTATTCGGACGACTTCTGTCGGGTGTACTGCGTTATAAAATAGGTACCGCGGTTCTAATGAAGGCTACGATATTTTTTCCAAAAATCTTAAGTTGGATTATAAAACAAACTCATGGAAATGCAAGCTCAATAAAATGA
- a CDS encoding helix-turn-helix transcriptional regulator yields the protein MNLRRDVFQAIADPTRRAILLLLASQAMTAGAIAANFNTARPTVSKHLQILTTCELLKSQQNGREIYYQLNPTKMKEIADFIEPFRQMWDDRFNRLEAIMQNYKNK from the coding sequence ATGAACTTAAGACGAGATGTTTTCCAAGCTATAGCAGATCCAACAAGAAGAGCGATCTTACTTCTTTTGGCCTCACAAGCCATGACTGCAGGTGCAATTGCAGCCAACTTCAATACAGCAAGACCGACAGTTTCAAAACATTTACAAATATTGACGACATGTGAGTTATTAAAGTCTCAACAAAATGGACGTGAGATATACTATCAACTCAACCCAACGAAGATGAAAGAAATTGCAGATTTCATCGAACCTTTTCGTCAAATGTGGGATGACAGATTCAATAGATTGGAAGCTATTATGCAAAACTACAAGAACAAATAA